A part of Cataglyphis hispanica isolate Lineage 1 chromosome 7, ULB_Chis1_1.0, whole genome shotgun sequence genomic DNA contains:
- the LOC126851207 gene encoding solute carrier family 41 member 1 isoform X2, producing the protein MPGGNGSLSSGSSMVTISSVAISDPDPDYRADPNGHGDKRNIRNEKWYHTILQVSVPFFIAGMGTIGAGRVLTSAKDLEAFKEVPQLLILTTALQGLKGNLDMCLASRLCTQANLGNMKDRREIIKMIIGNLALVQIQAIVAAICLSLFGMGIGAINGNGFIWNHALLLAVSCMCTATSSCFILDFVMIAVIMISYRFKMNPDNLATPLAASIGDVVSISILSAIASEFFSRLKVEIWVLYVVFAFFLIVLPVWILIVLKNKYTRSVLKSGWVPILSALLISGGGGLVLERMVDSYDGFEVFQPVINGIGGNLVSVQASRMSTMLHQSSIMGILPPHGKIWVFPWAALFVGSPYAKTARLLVAMAIPGQLIFVFIADALNPGDCTMHAYFVISYIVVSVLQVMVLLYVAHIIIHAMWRYKIDPDNSAIPYLTALGDLSGSLLLALAFFFTHSIISQPYCTEK; encoded by the exons ATGCCTGGCGGGAACGGATCTCTTTCCAGCGGTAGCTCCATGGTGACAATCTCTTCAGTTGCCATTTCGGATCCTGATCCGGACTATCGTGCAGACCCGAATGGACATGGAGACAAAAGAAACATCAGGAATGAAAAATGGTATCACACGATTCTTCAAGTCTCAGTGCCTTTTTTTATCGCTGGAATGGGCACTATCGGTGCTGGTCGCGTTCTCACTAGTGCAAAG GACTTGGAAGCTTTTAAAGAAGTCCCCCAATTGTTAATTCTCACTACAGCACTACAAGGTTTAAAGGGTAATCTCGATATGTGCTTGGCGTCGCGATTGTGCACTCAAGCGAATTTAGGCAACATGAAGGATCGACGGGAGATCATCAAGATGATCATCGGTAACCTCGCCTTGGTCCAGATCCAAGCGATAGTCGCGGCCATCTGCCTATCGCTATTCGGAATGGGAATAGGCGCGATCAATGGAAACGGTTTCATCTGGAATCACGCGTTACTGTTGGCGGTTTCGTGCATGTGCACAGCAACCAGTTCCTGCTTTATCTTAG ATTTTGTCATGATTGCCGTAATCATGATATCTTATCGATTCAAGATGAATCCGGATAATCTAGCAACTCCTTTGGCTGCATCTATCGGTGATGTTGTATCCATTAGTATCCTCTCGGCCATAGCCTCGGAATTTTTCAGCAGATTGAAAGTCGAAATATGGGTGCTATACGttgttttcgcattttttttgaTAGTCTTACCAGTTTGGATCCTGATcgtattaaagaataaatacacGAGAAGTGTGTTGAAATCCGGCTGGGTTCCTATTCTATCCGCTCTTTTAATCAGTGG CGGAGGTGGATTGGTTCTTGAAAGAATGGTTGATTCTTATGATGGATTTGAAGTTTTCCAACCAGTTATTAACGGAATTGGCGGCAATTTAGTATCGGTGCAAGCGTCTCGAATGTCAACTATGTTACATCAATCCTCTATCATGGGAATTTTACCGCCGCACGGAAAAATTTGGGTGTTTCCATGGGCGGCCCTCTTCGTaggat CGCCATATGCGAAAACCGCTAGATTACTCGTTGCAATGGCAATTCCTGGTCAATTGATTTTCGTCTTCATCGCCGATGCATTGAACCCAGGCGATTGTACGATGCATGCATATTTCGTAATCTCCTATATAGTCGTTTCAGTGTTACAG GTAATGGTTCTGTTATACGTTgcacacataattattcaCGCAATGTGGAGGTACAAAATCGATCCTGATAACTCAGCGATCCCCTATTTAACGGCACTAGGTGATCTCAGCGGATCACTGCTCCTAGCATTAGCCTTTTTCTTCACACATTCGATAATATCTCAACCATATTGTACCGAAAAATGA
- the LOC126851203 gene encoding FYVE, RhoGEF and PH domain-containing protein 4-like, translated as MQRSQLRDISSWMTRLFAEPGDGNNRMIEGFTMFGLKNTSPTSTFYTDLEITEDKEEFQQEEEHSKAPHLPEQQSTTSENGNSQDSDTTTSVEEQQYVRHSFHRIASFGGFPRFQSFVMSASTPAECIDITRHEETSTETSYIKMSHSVLEYRSSRYVASERRSHQYTLDTYAVSESESEEESEEIRSSETDSAIVADHTDESISEPKQLTKKGSPVSKRKKALHVAHELLATEKNYVNVLHLIDQVFQFRVDQENRAHPMFPPETVQHMFSNIKSIYKFHNDFLLPQLEERMQYWDSNPKIGDIMKNFAPFLKMYTEYVKNFDYAMNLINTLQSKVPRFAAIINEIQKLDECAKLSLAHHMLSPIQRLPRYELLLKDYLRNLTEDNPDYEDTQKALELVSTAANHTNEAMKKIDKFKKLLEIQESIYDATDLVSATRELVKEGRIVKISARSGDHQERHLFLFSDLLLLCSIRLIPGPMYRLRAKFMVENLQVVEGDNLETANTFYIRDENKSVELYTHAAAEKAAWLDALFQTMQEIMRRKASLKTGSVKTSLVKADDVTKCMVCKVIFSVMKRKHNCRACGIVVCSKCSNQKLLFEDNKNMRVCRLCHAALTQPLTKSPSSPSGPVPSLLQVSASAPSVLSGYLLLKTQASKPWTKRWFALHVDFVLYSFKSESESMAMTATPMPGFMVTEGTKLSDEDPLNMKDRMKAFKMHHSRKYYYLQASSQKDKEKWMYTLELATKAELPHSTQVGNESAQESQSMNNVQ; from the exons ATGCAACGAAGTCAGTTGAGGGACATTTCATCCTGGATGACACGCCTGTTTGCGGAACCTGGAGACGGAAATAATCGGATGATCGAAGGGTTCACAATGTTCGGCTTGAAAAATACTTCACCCACTAGCACGTTTTACACTGATCTGGAGATTACGGAGGATAAGGAGGAATTTCAACAAGAGGAGGAACATTCCAAGGCGCCACATTTGCCGGAGCAACAGAGCACAACTAGCGAAAATGGAAACTCGCAAGATTCGGACACGACAACAAGTGTCGAGGAGCAACAATATGTCAGACATTCCTTCCATAGGATCGCCAGTTTCGGCGGCTTTCCGCGATTTCAGTCGTTCGTCATGTCAGCTTCCACGCCCGCTGAATGCATCGATATCACGAGGCATGAGGAAACTTCAACCGAAACGTCctatattaaaatgtcacaTAGCGTTTTAGAATATAGAAGTAGCAG ATATGTAGCTTCGGAGAGGAGATCTCACCAATATACATTAGATACATACGCAGTAAGCGAATCTGAAAGTGAAGAAGAGTCGGAAGAAATAAGATCTTCCGAGACAGATTCTGCTATAGTGGCAGATCATACCGATGAATCGATATCCGAGCCTAAACAACTCACTAAAAAAGGTTCCCCTGTTTCGAAGCGGAAAAAAGCGTTGCATGTGGCGCACGAGTTACTAGCGACTGAGAAAAATTACGTAAATGTTCTGCATTTAATCGACCAAGTGTTTCAATTCAGAGTCGATCAGGAGAACAGAGCACATCCAATGTTCCCTCCAGAAACTGTCCAACACATgttctcaaatattaaatccatttataaatttcataacgaCTTTTTATTACCACAACTCGAGGAGAGAATGCAATATTGGGATTCGAATCCGAAAATCGgtgatataatgaaaaactttGCACCATTTCTCAAGATGTATACGGAATACGTAAAGAATTTTGATTACGCTATGAATCTGATAAATACACTGCAAAGCAAAGTGCCCAGATTTGCAGCAATTATTAATGAGATTCAAAAGCTCGATGAATGCGCTAAATTATCACTAGCCCATCACATGTTAAGTCCAATACAGAGGTTACCGCGATACGAGCTGCTTCTTAAGGATTATTTACGAAATCTCACTGAAGACAATCCGGATTATGAAGATACACAAA AAGCTCTAGAATTGGTATCCACCGCAGCGAATCATACGAATGaggcaatgaaaaaaatcgataaatttaaaaaacttttagaaATCCAAGAGAGTATATACGATGCAACTGATCTAGTCAGTGCGACTCGTGAACTAGTAAAGGAAGGACGTATAGTGAAAATTTCAGCGCGTAGTGGCGATCATCAAGAGAGACATCTATTTTTg tttagtgatttattattactctGTTCAATAAGACTGATACCCGGTCCTATGTACCGACTAAGAGCAAAGTTTATGGTGGAAAATTTACAAGTAGTTGAAGGAGACAATCTAGAAACAGCAAATACTTTTTACATAAGGGACGAAAATAAAAGCGTTGAATTGTATACACATGCCGCCGCGGAAAAAGCAGCGTGGTTGGATGCATTATTCCAAACAATGCAAGAGATTATGAGACGCAAAGCCAGTCTGAAAACTGGTAGCGTTAAAACTTCTTTAGTTAAAGCTGATGATGTAACCAAATGTATGGTTTgcaaagttattttttctgtGATGAAACGAAAGCACAACTGTCGGGCTTGTGGAATA gtGGTTTGTAGTAAATGCTCaaatcagaaattattatttgaagacAATAAGAATATGAGAGTGTGCAGATTATGCCATGCGGCGCTTACTCAACCACTCACTAAATCACCGTCTTCACCTTCTGGACCGGTGCCAAGTTTGCTGCAGGTATCAGCGAGTGCGCCATCAGTATTATCCGGATATCTGTTACTGAAAACGCAGGCTAGTAAGCCGTGGACAAAACGATGGTTTGCATTACACGTCGACTTTGTTCTGTATTCGTTCAAATCAGAGTCGGAGAGCATGGCCATGACAGCGACGCCAATGCCAGGCTTTATGGTCACCGAAGGTACAAAACTCTCCGACGAGGATCCCTTGAATATGAAAGATCGGATGAAAGCGTTTAAAATGCACCATTCTAGGAAATATTACTATCTCCAAGCGTCCTCTCagaaagacaaagaaaa ATGGATGTACACGTTAGAGTTGGCTACAAAGGCTGAACTACCTCATTCTACGCAGGTGGGAAACGAAAGCGCACAAGAAAGTCAATCGATGAACAATGTACAATGA